From a single Aedes albopictus strain Foshan unplaced genomic scaffold, AalbF5 HiC_scaffold_403, whole genome shotgun sequence genomic region:
- the LOC109397702 gene encoding uncharacterized protein LOC109397702, translating to MDIIMKTTTSLYERDNHVFYNVTATKVDYTISGLKLHMGNLFEGVKVLEDSTNQYLNDNWRPVSEALKPIIAKTIEDILLAIMQNIFIQLPAEYFVADLPRSG from the coding sequence ATGGACATCATCATGAAGACGACCACCTCTCTGTACGAGCGGGACAACCACGTGTTCTACAACGTCACGGCCACCAAAGTGGACTACACCATTTCCGGTCTGAAGCTGCACATGGGTAACCTGTTCGAGGGTGTCAAAGTTCTCGAAGACAGCACCAACCAATACCTGAACGACAACTGGCGACCGGTTTCGGAAGCGCTGAAGCCCATCATTGCCAAAACCATCGAGGACATCCTGCTGGCCATCATGCAGAACATCTTCATCCAACTTCCGGCCGAGTATTTCGTGGCTGATCTACCGCGATCGGGTTGA